The following is a genomic window from Gloeocapsa sp. PCC 73106.
AGGTAGAAAGAGCAGAAGCTTTTATCGATGGTAGAGCATTTGATCCGAGCGATCCCGTCGGTTATCTCAACAGTTTTGCAATCCGCGCCAATGCTCCTCAATCTTTCTTTCTGTCATAGGTTCATCTAATCTAAATAAGGAGAATATCATGACTCGACTCAATCGATCTTTACGAGAAGAACAAAAGGCCTCTTTTATGAATGACTTTTTAGTGGTCGAAAATGTGTCAAAAACCTATTCTAAAGCCAATGGAGAGCAATTGGTTGTTCTTAAAGACATCAACTTTTCGGTAGGATCAGAAGAATATATTTCTGTTATTGGTCACTCAGGATGTGGTAAATCAACTTTAGTAAGGATAGTAGCTGGTTTAGAAAGACAATCTGCAGGTTTCCTAACTTTAGATGGTAAAGAGATTCGTAAACCAGGCGCAGAGAGAATGATGGTGTTTCAAGGCTATTCCCTACTTCCCTGGTTAACAGTGCGAGAAAATATTCACTTAGCAGTAGATGAAGTATTTAAAAAAGCCAGTCGGGCTGAAAAAAATAGCATTGTTGAGGAACATCTGACCATGGTCAAGTTAACTCATGCAGGTGACAAGTATCCCGACGAACTCTCAGGGGGTATGAAACAAAGAGTAGGATTAGCTAGAGCGTTAGCGACACGTCCCAAAATGCTTTTGTTGGATGAACCTTTTGGAGCTTTAGATGCTTTGACCAGACCTAATTTACAACAGCAGGTAATCGATATTTGGGAAAATCATCGCCAAGCGGTAATTATGATTACCCATGATGTAGAGGAAGCTGTATTTATGAGCGATCGCGTGATCATGATGACCAATGGACCAAGCGCAACTATTGGTAAAATTATGGATATTCCTTTACCTCGACCGCGCGATCGCCATCAATTGCAAGATTGCGCCCAATATTTCGAACTGCGCAAGGAAGCATTGAATTTTCTCGAAGAC
Proteins encoded in this region:
- a CDS encoding ABC transporter ATP-binding protein; this encodes MTRLNRSLREEQKASFMNDFLVVENVSKTYSKANGEQLVVLKDINFSVGSEEYISVIGHSGCGKSTLVRIVAGLERQSAGFLTLDGKEIRKPGAERMMVFQGYSLLPWLTVRENIHLAVDEVFKKASRAEKNSIVEEHLTMVKLTHAGDKYPDELSGGMKQRVGLARALATRPKMLLLDEPFGALDALTRPNLQQQVIDIWENHRQAVIMITHDVEEAVFMSDRVIMMTNGPSATIGKIMDIPLPRPRDRHQLQDCAQYFELRKEALNFLEDYQ